One Dermacentor silvarum isolate Dsil-2018 chromosome 10, BIME_Dsil_1.4, whole genome shotgun sequence genomic window carries:
- the LOC125940964 gene encoding uncharacterized protein LOC125940964 has translation MPNELRQQRQSSLLVLDRRVCPSVSGGLCDDGADDAVNEYYFARSGKDGEYCGVNLVANVYGNLISHAVATSPVRDTSPYKDFYTLAYTGDGVFVVTVYLASNLARDAVAAQLDAAMESVCVRSKVSDPVVLVGDFNGDVRKKSGEWLVEYMRTKYSMQCASAESDKCPTTIHGSCIDLAFTRNCDVRMLLKDPLTVHFSDHKAVIMAVRYNDNTNRC, from the coding sequence atgccgaacgaaCTGCGACAGCAACGGCAGTCCTCGCTTCTCGTTCTCGATCGCCGCGTCTGCCCTAGTGTCAGTGGTGGTCTGTGTGACGATGGTGCCGACGACGCCGTCAACGAGTACTACTTCGCTCgaagcggcaaggacggcgaatactgcggcgttaatctcgttgctaacgtgtatgggaacctcatatcgcatgccgttgccacctcgcccgttcgagacacgtctccgtacaaagacttctacacccttgcctacaccggagacggagtctttgtggtgaccgtgtacctcgcgtccaacctcgctcgtgacgccgttgccgcgcaactggacgcggctatggaaagtgtgtgtgtgcgctccaaagtatctgaccccgtcgtcttggttggtgactttaacggggacgtgagaaagaagagcggcgagtggttggtggagtacatgcggacaaagtactctatgcagtgtgcctccgccgagtccgacaagtgtccgactaccattcacggaagttgcattgatctcgcctttacccgaaactgtgacgtgcgcatgcttctcaaagaccctttgactgtacactttagcgaccacaaggctgtgattatggccgtcaggtacaatgacaacacaaacaggtgctga